The Pyxidicoccus sp. MSG2 genomic interval AACACGGCGGGCTTTGCCCGCGCAATTCCCTCTTTGCTCTCGCTGGTCGCGCGCTTCACGAACTCCTTGACGCGCATCAGGTTCCAGCCGTCTTCTAGCGCTCGTTGAATGTGGCGTGCAGTCAATAGCGTCGCGCGCATCGGCTCGGTCTTCCGGAAGTGCTTGTGGAGTTTTCCGAATTCGATTGCTGCGTCGCGCGAGATTGTGCGGTCGGCCTTCCGCGGCTCGGCCGGTGGCAGAAGAAACGCCCCGCCCTCCGCAGCCGCCGCGAGTTCCGCCTCAGTCCGCATGAAGGGAGCGAGGTCCTGTCCCCGGACCGCGGCATGCACTACGGCGGGGCAGTCATCGTGTAGTTGGAGAAGGGTTCGCACCTTTCTCTCATCCATCCCAATATCTGCAGCAACGTCGCTCGCCTTTTTCAGCTCGTTGAGTTCTCGGTACTGTGCGAGCGACGCGGCCTCATCCATTGGATTGAGGTCTTCCCGCACCATGTTCTCGTGTAGCGCTTGCCGTAGAAGCTCGGAGTCGGGAACGCCAATCTTGAGTTCGACTCGAAGGTGAGCGAACCGTGCCCTTTCGTCTTCAGTCGCCTCCTTGTAGAGGAGCTTCACTGCCTCGGCGCGCGTGCCGCCGGCAATGAGCATCACCCGTCCGTCTTCGAGTTGCTTGCCGCTCGCCGCCTGAAGCTGGCCCGTCTGCTTGATTGACGAAGCGAGTTCCCGAACCTTTGCGGGATTCATCCAGAGTCGCGGCTGGAACTTGTTCTGGACGACGAGCTCAATCGGCACAAGAACCGTCGTCATTTGCTCGTACCGTCGTCCGGGCTCATACGTCAGCTGGCCGCCCTGGACGGAAACAGGCGCCGCCTTGCTGGCTGCAATCTCGTCCTGGAGAAATGCGTTCGTGGAGCCAGCGGGGGATGGCTTAGTATTTCGCACGGGAAACAACCTCCTCAACGAGACTCATGTATTGCTGAGAGCCCTTGTGCTCGGGCTCCAGAAGCACAATCGGCTTGCCCTCGCCCGAGGCGGCCCGGATGGCAGTCGCTTCGTCAATCACCGTCTTGAAGACGAGCGCGCCGAAGATTTGCTGCACCTGCTCCAGTGCCTGTCGCCGGACGGTTTGCCGGCTATTGAATGTGCCGAGCACTCCGAGAATCTGCGCACGCGACTCCAAGTCCAGGCGGACCTTCTCGACGAAGGTCCGGAGCGCAACTGCGCCAAACGCCGCGAGCGGCGAAAGCTCAATCGGTACCAGGACATTACGGCACGCATTCACCGCGTTGATTGCCAGCATGCCCAGATTGGGAGGGCAATCGACGATTATCCAGTCGTACTCCTCGTCCACTCGCCCCAGCGCGCGAACCAGCTTCTGGTTTCCGCTCATGTGGTTTTCCAGAAGGCGCATCTCCAGCAACGGAGATGTCGACTTCATCGCGGGCACAACGTCAAGCCCTGCGAGGCCCAGCTGGGCTCGCTGGGGGCTGAACTCGCCCTCACCCAGCACGAACTCGGCGGTGCCGTATCCCCCCTTCTGCTTGACGAGATGCGCGAGCCCGACACAAGCGGTCGCGTTGCACTGTGGATCGAGATCCACCAAAAGAACGCGGCTTCCGCCCTGAGCGAGAGCTGCCGCGCAGTTCACCGCGGTCGTCGTCTTGCCCGACCCGCCCTTTTCATTGAGGACTGCTATCCGCTTCGACCTTCCCAAGAGCGCCTCCAGTTGCGCGGCACCATACCGAATGAGCAGGACGCTCGCTCGGCCGACCGCCAGGGCCCGGGATTAGCACTTTGAAGTGCATTTTTTCCACCAACAAATGCAGCAATGGCCCACAGGCACCTGCGACCCTGCCGAGTGGCCGAGAGGGGAGAGGTCCCGCCATAGTCCGGCCCCCCCAGGCCGGCACAGGCAGACTCAGCCTGCGGGCCTGCCGCGCCAGCTGCTATTGCTATGCGGGACGCGCTGGGCGCGCACGTCCCATCTGAACACCAATGAGGAAGCGTGATGGCACCCGTGGATGCAGAACTACGTTACGCCTTCTGGGCCTCCCCACCTCCGCTCCCTCGAGGAGTCACAATCCTTCGGACGGAAGCCTGCGTCATGCCGCAGTCGGGCCCTCCCGGGCACGCGATTTACGACCTGGCCGAGGTGCGGCTGGGCGACGCTCAACTGCCCGTGTTGGTGGGCTACCGTACCCCCCTTCACCCTGTCGACGTCCCGACGATGCGTGAGCGCCTCCGCCGTGTGGACGAGCACATCCAGCGGCGCACCATGCCCCACGCCCAGCCTGTGGAGCGAGCGCCAATGATTGCCACAGACTCTGTTTCCTCCCGAGTCCTCGATGTGTGTGAACGCGAGGGCGTGGCCGTCATTGACCAGAGGGGCACATTCTTTGTCCGCGCTGGCGGCACCCTCATCAAAGTCCACGGGAGCCTCCCTGCTCCCAGCAGGCCGCGAATGCCTCTGTTTCAGGGAAAGGGATGCCGCCTTGTTCGGGTTCTGCTTCAGAATCCCAATGAGGCACAAACAATCCGCGCGTTGTCACAGCAAACTGAAACGAGTTATGCAGTCGCGCGGGGACTGCTGCGTCAGCTCATCGTGGATGGATATGCCGAGTCAATAGAGGACCGACACGGATTCCGCCTATCCCATCCGGTGGAGTTGATTCAGGCGTGGCTCAAGAGCGAATCGAAGACTGCAGTGGTGGAAGGATTCAACGCCGCCTCGACCACGCCGGACTTGCTTCAACGGGCCTTCTCCAAGTTGCAGGAGCAGGGGGGTCCGCGCAATCTTTACTCTTGCCAGCGAACTTCTACCTGAAGAGAGGTTCGTTTCCGGATTGCCGCACGGACTGTACCTCTCGGGATCCATCAAGGCGGCAGTCTCTGCGTTTTCGCTGCGGTGCATCACCCCCCACAACTTCTGGGTTCTACGCGCAGAGCCTGCGGCCGAGACCGAAGCAGGTGGCATCTACTATGCGCCTCGGCAACTCGCGCACGGACCTGGCGTGGGGCTTCCTCAACTGTGCGTTGACCTCCATCTCAGCGGAGGCCGAGGGACGGAACAGGCTGAAGAGTTGGTGAGGCGCTACGCTCAGGCGCTCGTCGCACTACCCACGCTCCAAGGGCAACCGTGATGCCCTACGGACAGACGTCGGCGAGGGTTTGGGAAGAGGGGAGCGTGGCGGCAATTAAGCCTAACGCATCCTATCTATCAGGGCACGCCCCACACCCTCGAGTATGAACGCGCTTCAGTTGCACCTCCACGCGACCCCGCGCGGCCAGGGACGGTACGGTGCGCGCCGTCATTTGCGCCGGCACGCACCCGAAGCAGATTACGCTGCCGACAACGCGTCGTCGTCCGCGTCGTCACTGGCTTCTGCGCCGACGTCTGCGGAGGAGGGGAGCGAAGCCGGCGACACCTCGTCCTTCTTGACGTGGCGACCGCGCTTCGAGCACGCCGCCTCTCTCCTGGCGGCGACACGCGCGAGCGCCTCGGCCTCCAGGTTGGGTACCTCCAAGCCGAAGAGGCTGCAGCCGTCAAGGAATGCGGCGCCATACGTTTCAGCATAGCTCGGCGTCGCGAACCTGACGGCGACGGCCTCGACCAGGAGGCCGGTGAGCTGCTGGGCCGTCATCGTCTCCACTGCCGCAAGCAACGTCTGCTCTGCGCTGGCCGTGTCGCGTCGGGTGAAGCCGCGTCGTCTCGCGAGCGAGCGGCGCACGTCCTGCCACGAAGCCTCCAGCACGCCGCGAGTGACGTAGCGAAGCACCTCCACCGGCAGGCCCCCCGCCTCAGCTGCTGCCACCATGGCCTCCAACCCAACATCGACCGTCGCCCGCTTGCGCGACTGAGCCTCTCGCTGGGCGGCCTCAGCGGCTCGCGGGTCCGACGCGGCCCCAGCCGATGGACCACCAGTCGCGCTCTCTCCTTTCGCTGTCGGAGCCTTGAGGCCAAGCGCTTCCAACGCGGCGGCGGCCTCAGCACGCAACACCAGGCGGTGCCCACGGCCGTTGTCATCGCGGGCGAGCGTGACCTGCAGGCGCGCCTTCTGGAGGACGTCCCTCCAGGTGCGGTTGCCCTCCACTTCGGGGCAGGGTGCGGCGAGGTCGACGTACGGCGCTCCCGGAATGAGGCGGCCGCCGTATGCGAAGAGATGCCGGCTCGTCTCCTCGTCGAGAATCTCCTCGCCCCTGGCGAGGGCCTTCTCGCAGGCGAGCGTCCACGCCGCCGCCGTTTTCTGCGCAAAGCACCCCCCGTCCGTGCAGAGGTTTTCCTGAGAGAAGTCTCCAAAAAGGTCCGCGTTGGCACCAGTCCGCCTCGGGCACGTCGTGCATGGCCCCGCCTCCGGCACCAGCGCCTCGCTCTTCGTGTCGAACGCGGCGTCGCGGAGCGAAAGCATGTACCGCTCCGCCACCCGCCGGCAGCGAGCGTCGCTGGAGATGCCGTCCGGCGAAACGAGCTCGCGCAGCGCACGAGCCTGCACCTCCGCGCCCGGAAGGCGCGCCAGCGTGAAGGCGCCATACTCCGAGAGCGAACCAGCGCGGAACGCGGCGGCAGCCTCGGCGCACAAGCTGTTGAGGCTCAACCGCCGTACCACATACGCCCGAGACTTCCCGATGCGGGCGCCAACCCGCTCAGGGGTGTACCGGTGCTGGGCGAGCAGCTCCGCGAAGCTCTCTGCTTCCTCCAGCGGATGGACGTCTTCGCGGCAGAGGTTCTCCACATGCTGCAGCTCGCGCACCTGCTCGTCGGAGGCATCCATGAAGATGACGGGCAGCAGCTGCAGCCCGGCGCCGAGGGCGCCGCGCTTTCGACGGTGTCCGGCGATGAGCTGCGCCTCGTCCCCCACCATTCGCGCGAGGACCGGCTGACACACACCATGGAGCCGAATGCTCTCCGTCAACTCCGCGAGCTTCGCAGGGTCGTACGTCTTCCGGGGCTGGAACGGCGAGTCGTGCAGCCGCGAGATGGGCCACAGGACAGGTTGCAGCGGGACAGGCGAGGGGAGGGGACTCGAAACAGAACCTTCCATGAACAACCTCTGCCGGCGTGGAGCCGGTCGTGTCTGCACCCGGGTCCGTCCCAGGTGGGCGCCGGGGCGTTGTCACCCGTCAGCGTGAGAAGGTTGTAGCAGGTAGGTCCGACATTGAGTGACGTCGCGCGGGCGACCATATTTCAGCTCTGACAGGCCCGGTTATCGACACAACCACCCGGGTTGTAATCACCGACACGCGCGACAGTTCAAGCTCCGCGACGCGGGGCCTCCACGCACGCGTCACCGGGCGCCCAGGCGCGGTAGCAGCCCCGTAGACGTCTGCGCCGTTGAGGCACTCCTCGCCTTTGGCGAGGAACGGATGCGCCGGCCGGAAGTGGTGGACGCAGTCAAGGACGCGCGAAGCGCGCCGCGGCACGCGGGCGACAGCTCCTTGACGGCGGCCACCACGGACGGCACCTGCGGAGAGAAGGGGCACCGAATGGACGGCCTCGGGCTGCCGCGGAATCTGCACAGCGGAGCGAGCCGTTCGGTTCCTCTCATGCGGAGTCGTCGCCCAGGAGGCGCCGCTCGAGGGCGCGCGGGGAGGTGCTCCTCGCGCGCTGGATTCACCTTCGGCGGCGTGACGCAGCGGCTGCAACGAGTTCCGGACGCACGACGTCGGCTGCAACGCCGGCGGCCAGCAGTGGACCCTGCTCGGAGTAGGCGGGCGCGGAAGGGGAGGGGAGTTGCTCGGAAACGACTGCGAGGCGGCGAGCCTTCGCGAAACGCTTTAAAGCCCGCGCGAGAAGGAAAGCTACGACAGGAGGGGCGAGGAGAGGGCGCCAAGTGCCGAAGTCCACCACCAGGTGCACGCCAAGCACGAGGCCCGCGGCGGCGAAGAGCAGGGCGGCACGAACGCGAAGGCGGTGGACCAAGTGGCGACGAACTCGGGAGCTCATGCGAAAAATCGCCCCCGGCACGCTCGGGGGGAGGTGGTGCCGGGGGCGACGGGGCAACAAGGTTTTTGTCAGTGAGGAGACCGGGCGGCAACTGCAGCCTGAGTGAGAAGGTCTCCGCTCTGAGATAGCAGCGTCCGAAGCGCCTCCAGCGGTTGCCTGAGTGAAGGATTCAGGGACGCGTCGACAACAGCAGAGGACAGCTCCGAGGCGGCGGAGGCGACATGGTCTCTCGCGCGCTCGATGTGATTACAGGCGGGAGAGTCAATTGTCATCGACAAGGAGGTCGGCGAACTCAGGAAGCTGAGCAGGCGAGGAGAGAGGAAGTTCCGAGTCCCCGGCGTTGCGACGGAATTCTACGGACGGCAGCGGAGTAGGCTGCATGTTCGGAGAAAGCGCCTGGAGCGGCACGGTCCGCTCGAGGATCGCTCTCGTCATGAGCCAGCACGTCTTGGTGGTAGCCCTATCCCAGGACGCGCGGCCGGGAGCAGCCCTCTCCTCGCCATGAATCACTGTCGCCTGATTACGAGGCGCCCCGTCGGTGGAGTATTTGCCGGGCTTTCCACAAGCACCGCAAGTTACGTCCATGCCCTCGGTGAGAGCGGTAGACGATTGAGTGGAAGATGTTTCCATAGCAACTCCAGAGTGAGCGGTGGGAGGTGTTAGCGGCGCCGAAGCGTCAGAGCGCCGTAGAGCTGGAGAACGCCAGTCCCCGTTCCAGCAACGGTGTTGAGACGAAAAGTGCCGACCGTCCGGAAGACCGGCTTGCCGCCGTTGCGACCCGGCTTCCGGCGACTCGACTTCACCGTCCACTCCGACTCCCCGGCGACCAGATCGAGCTGTGAGGAGGACTCAAGGAAGGCCACGAACGAGAAGTCCGCGCTGGACGGAAACATGTTGAGCTCGAGTTGGCAGTCGCGGGGGCCGAGAAACGCGTCGCCGACATGTTGGGGTTTCTGGAACCCCGGCTGTTCGGCCATCAAGCTCCACTGCTCCCGTTGCACCTTCTGCGGGGAAGCGGCCCCCGGAAAGGAGGGTGCAGGTGTTGGTGGAGAGGTAGCGCTCAAGAGGGCTCCGACGTGGAACGCGGTGAATCCAACGCACTCAATCATGCAGCACCGACACTAAATAGTGCAAGAACTGGCAACACAAGTGCACAAAAGTGTAGGTGGGGAGAATTTGGGGTCGCGCAGCATGGACGGGCGTCCGGAAGTCGGGACGGGCCCGGCGAAAGCGGCAGCAGCTCCTGCTCACCGGGGTGTCGCGGTAGGCGGACGCGGCGAAGCCGCGCAAAAGCCCAGGCACACCACCAGTAAAGCCGCAGAAGGTAGCCTGATGACCGCAGGTGCGTCGAAGTCCACCGGCCACCCCTATCCTCGATGCCCGCTGGAAAGCATCAGGGCAGGGAAGTGGGTGGCTTCCGCATGCTTCCCGTGGAGGCGCGCTTGCGCGCCGGAACGTCCAGGCTTGAGGGCCCGTAGGGCCCGGATCTCCGTGTTCCGCTTTAAAATCTATTTGCAGGGGCTTAGAGGCAGATCTCTAGATAGAGGCAGTGCTAACTGAGAAGCTATATGCGGGGAAGCGAAAATCGCGGCTAAGCACATGAATTTACATGGCTTTTATATATGGTCACACCGCGACTTTTTGGGGTGCCCCCGCATAGGCTCTTGGGGTGCCGCAGCACACCCTTTCTGGGGTGCCACAGCAGCCTTTCTGGGGTGCCGCAGCAGCCTTTCTGGGGTGCCGCAGCACTCCAAGCTATGGGGTGCCGCAGCAGGGATAACCCAGGTTTCTGGGGTGCCGCAGCACACCCTTTCTGGGGTGCCGCAGCAGTTTTCGTGGGGTGCTGCAGCAACCTCGTGGGGTGCCGCAGCAGGGATAAGTCCCTTGCTGGGAAGGCGGCCGCGCTCGGACGTCGGCCCCTTTGGCCGTCTTATGTCCCCAGTCTATGGTACATAAGATAGGTGCCGGAAGACGTCTCCCTCACCGAGTTGCTTCAGGACCTCACCCCGGATCAAG includes:
- a CDS encoding ParB/RepB/Spo0J family partition protein, whose protein sequence is MRNTKPSPAGSTNAFLQDEIAASKAAPVSVQGGQLTYEPGRRYEQMTTVLVPIELVVQNKFQPRLWMNPAKVRELASSIKQTGQLQAASGKQLEDGRVMLIAGGTRAEAVKLLYKEATEDERARFAHLRVELKIGVPDSELLRQALHENMVREDLNPMDEAASLAQYRELNELKKASDVAADIGMDERKVRTLLQLHDDCPAVVHAAVRGQDLAPFMRTEAELAAAAEGGAFLLPPAEPRKADRTISRDAAIEFGKLHKHFRKTEPMRATLLTARHIQRALEDGWNLMRVKEFVKRATSESKEGIARAKPAVFRVEGSVFNVNLRMLADASEETIVELREKLEHLIQNRKTLLQADDANAARDAAGDASQGSDTK
- a CDS encoding ParA family protein, encoding MGRSKRIAVLNEKGGSGKTTTAVNCAAALAQGGSRVLLVDLDPQCNATACVGLAHLVKQKGGYGTAEFVLGEGEFSPQRAQLGLAGLDVVPAMKSTSPLLEMRLLENHMSGNQKLVRALGRVDEEYDWIIVDCPPNLGMLAINAVNACRNVLVPIELSPLAAFGAVALRTFVEKVRLDLESRAQILGVLGTFNSRQTVRRQALEQVQQIFGALVFKTVIDEATAIRAASGEGKPIVLLEPEHKGSQQYMSLVEEVVSRAKY
- a CDS encoding ParB/RepB/Spo0J family partition protein — translated: MEGSVSSPLPSPVPLQPVLWPISRLHDSPFQPRKTYDPAKLAELTESIRLHGVCQPVLARMVGDEAQLIAGHRRKRGALGAGLQLLPVIFMDASDEQVRELQHVENLCREDVHPLEEAESFAELLAQHRYTPERVGARIGKSRAYVVRRLSLNSLCAEAAAAFRAGSLSEYGAFTLARLPGAEVQARALRELVSPDGISSDARCRRVAERYMLSLRDAAFDTKSEALVPEAGPCTTCPRRTGANADLFGDFSQENLCTDGGCFAQKTAAAWTLACEKALARGEEILDEETSRHLFAYGGRLIPGAPYVDLAAPCPEVEGNRTWRDVLQKARLQVTLARDDNGRGHRLVLRAEAAAALEALGLKAPTAKGESATGGPSAGAASDPRAAEAAQREAQSRKRATVDVGLEAMVAAAEAGGLPVEVLRYVTRGVLEASWQDVRRSLARRRGFTRRDTASAEQTLLAAVETMTAQQLTGLLVEAVAVRFATPSYAETYGAAFLDGCSLFGLEVPNLEAEALARVAARREAACSKRGRHVKKDEVSPASLPSSADVGAEASDDADDDALSAA